The following nucleotide sequence is from Vibrio sp. SCSIO 43136.
AAATGCGTAAATCGGCTTCTAGGTTAAACACGCTAGCTATGAAGTCAGGGAAGATAATAAATCCTCCCGCCATGACAATGCTTAGCACTGTGGTGATGCCAAAGCTTCGCATTGCGGTACGTTTGATGCCGTCAAAATTTTCCGCACCAAAGTCTTGCCCAACCAAGATAGCGGCAGCTTGAGAGAAGCCAAAATTGATGTTCCAAGTAAAACTTAGGCACTGAAGTAGGATCTGATGCAGCGCCAATGCTGCGATACTTATGGTTCCTGCCAGTAGTGTCCCGCCATAAATCAACCCCAGCTCCAACACAGTTGCAAGAGTGATTGGAAGTCCTAGCGACAGCAAAGGCAAAGTATGTTTGAAAGAGTACTCTTCTAGTGCTCTCCACGGGGCAAACTGCTGATAAGCCGGCAGACTGAAGACCCATGAGCCATAACCAACGGCAACTATTAGCGCCGCCAGCGCCGTGCCTGCCCCTAAACCAGCCAAGCCTAAATCGAAACCAAAGGCCAGTACATAACTAATTGGCACGTTCAGCAATACCGTCACAAGCGACATCACCATAATCGAGCGTGCATTCCCCAGAGCGCTGGTTAGGCCACGTAGTATCAGCAACACCAGAGATGGGAGCATCGCCCACTTGAGAGTGTCAATGTACTGCATGGCTGGCGCAATAAGCTCTTTAGGCTGATTGGCGACTAACAGCATCTGCGGCACCAAAATGAAGCTCAAAGTTAATGCAATAGTCATCACCACAGACAACAGCACGGCTCCTTTGACGGCAAATCGGATCTGCTGATTACCAAACTCAGGGCGAGACAGACGTTGGCCATAAGCAATAGCTATAAGGTTAGCAACGCAACCAACAGTGGAGCTGGCAATGATAAAGACAAATGTATAAACCGACGCACCCAGCCCACCAGCGGCCAAAGCAGACACACTCAGTCGTGACATCATCCACACGTCAGTGAGAACCAATGCCATAGAAATGAGTTGTGAAATAATGAGCGGGATCGCCAGTGATAGGATTTTATTCATTGCAAGCCTCGTGATCTTTGTCACATTAGGCTAGGGGGTTTCACACTCGTATTCAAATGACATTTATGTCACCCTTGCATTACCTGAGATCATGGGAGAAAACGATGACACCCTATTCCAATCTGCCATATTCACACAACGCA
It contains:
- a CDS encoding MATE family efflux transporter encodes the protein MNKILSLAIPLIISQLISMALVLTDVWMMSRLSVSALAAGGLGASVYTFVFIIASSTVGCVANLIAIAYGQRLSRPEFGNQQIRFAVKGAVLLSVVMTIALTLSFILVPQMLLVANQPKELIAPAMQYIDTLKWAMLPSLVLLILRGLTSALGNARSIMVMSLVTVLLNVPISYVLAFGFDLGLAGLGAGTALAALIVAVGYGSWVFSLPAYQQFAPWRALEEYSFKHTLPLLSLGLPITLATVLELGLIYGGTLLAGTISIAALALHQILLQCLSFTWNINFGFSQAAAILVGQDFGAENFDGIKRTAMRSFGITTVLSIVMAGGFIIFPDFIASVFNLEADLRILFAAVLWVVALSFIVDAWQLLAINLLRGMKIVVGPTVMTAIGYWLFGLPAAWWLMEGFGLAGIWAGIGVGLAVTGLLLLAQLVVAIRKHRQTVPTAIATNLA